A region from the Melanotaenia boesemani isolate fMelBoe1 chromosome 11, fMelBoe1.pri, whole genome shotgun sequence genome encodes:
- the trmt2a gene encoding tRNA (uracil-5-)-methyltransferase homolog A → MADFSGSLAADATLSNEEKAEDLSQDSKNDAPKSDVQADSDNEAVPDPSIYRYIKDDLFTSEIYKIEIRNIPKFVGFNDLKKFLAKHGISPHKIKLFGKQTFAFVTFKNEEERDKAMKMVHGMQWKGQVLSVRLAKPKADPILKKRKQEEGEGAGGQPASKRTEGDDEEEPLHVQIANVVTPLWNVPYEEQLRRKEQEVVGVLQRLAKEIGSTNKAMLPWLFAQKGKFNKMCCPLEAIQPSPTQTEYRNKCEFLISVGANGEDKTIGFRLGKYKGGSCAVVGPAETSHVSAEAKKVVSEFQKFIRTTPYSVYSPETYEGHWKQLTVRTTRTKQAMAIVFFNPQKLEEEDLNALKSAMRQYFTDGEGKESCVTSLYFVREGQRTSPNLEDLPCELVAGENCIHEELLGLKFRISPHSFFQVNTGAAEVLYSAVGEWAQLDQDSTVLDVCCGTGTIGLSLAKRVKKVIGIELCQEAVEDAKVNAKLNGLSNVEFHCGKAEDVFPNILNALVSPNVTAIVDPPRAGLHSKVILAIRRAVHLKRLVYVACNAKAAMTNFIDLCRAPSNRVHGAPFRPVRAMAVDLFPQTMHVEMLLLLERVDYDSQQQTGPAETDPM, encoded by the exons ATGGCAGATTTTAGTGGGAGTCTAGCGGCTGATGCAACCCTCTCTAACGAGGAAAAAGCTGAAGATCTCTCCCAAGACTCCAAAAATGACGCTCCAAAGTCTGACGTTCAGGCTGATAGCGACAATGAGGCGGTTCCTGACCCCAGCATATACCGCTACATCAAAGACGACCTCTTCACCTCCGAGATCTACAAAATAGAGATCAGGAATATACCCAAGTTCGTAGGCTTCAACGACCTGAAAAAGTTCCTGGCCAAACACGGTATTAGCCCCCACAAAATCAAACTGTTTGGCAAGCAGACGTTTGCTTTTGTCACTTTTAAGAATGAGGAGGAGCGTGATAAGGCCATGAAGATGGTGCATGGCATGCAGTGGAAGGGCCAGGTGCTGAGCGTCAGACTGGCCAAACCCAAAGCAGACCCCAtcctgaagaagaggaagcaggaggagggagagggtgCAGGAGGGCAGCCAGCATCCAAGCGAACAGAGggagatgatgaagaggagccaCTACATGTTCAGATAGCCAATGTGGTGACTCCTTTGTGGAATGTGCCTTATGAGGAGcagctgaggaggaaggagCAGGAGGTAGTGGGAGTTCTGCAGAGGCTTGCCAA AGAGATTGGCAGCACCAACAAAGCCATGTTACCGTGGCTGTTCGCACAGAAAGGCAAATTCAACAAAATGTGTTGTCCCCTGGAAGCTATTCAGCCATCTCCAACACAG ACAGAGTACAGAAACAAGTGTGAGTTCCTCATCTCAGTGGGTGCCAATGGCGAGGATAAGACCATTGGTTTTCGCTTGGGAAAATATAAAGGAGGTTCCTGCGCTGTGGTGGGGCCGGCGGAGACCAGCCATGTCTCTGCCGAAGCCAAGAAGGTGGTCAGTGAATTTCAGAAGTTCATCAG GACAACGCCATACTCCGTGTACAGTCCTGAGACATATGAGGGACACTGGAAGCAGCTGACTGTACGTACTACAAGGACCAAACAAGCCATGGCCATTGTTTTCTTCAACCCACAG AAACTTGAAGAAGAGGACCTCAATGCTCTAAAGAGCGCCATGAGGCAGTACTTCACAGATGGAGAAGGGAAAGAGAGTTGCGTGACCTCTCTTTACTTTGTCAGAGAGGGTCAGag GACGTCTCCCAACCTGGAGGACCTGCCCTGTGAGCTGGTGGCTGGAGAGAACTGCATTCACGAGGAACTCCTCGGTCTGAAATTCAGGATATCTCCTCACTCTTTCTTCCAG GTGAATACAGGTGCTGCAGAGGTGCTGTACTCTGCTGTGGGAGAATGGGCACAGCTGGATCAGGACAGCACGGTGCTGGATGTGTGCTGTGGGACTGGAACCATTGGCCTCTCACTGGCTAaa aGAGTGAAAAAGGTGATTGGGATAGAGCTGTGTCAGGAAGCAGTAGAGGATGCAAAAGTTAATGCAAAGCTCAACG GTCTAAGTAATGTAGAGTTTCACTGTGGAAAAGCTGAGGACGTGTTCCCCAACATCCTCAATGCTCTTGTGTCACCCAATGTCACTGCCATTGTGGATCCACCGAGAGCAGGCCTGC ACTCTAAGGTGATCCTTGCCATCAGGAGAGCCGTGCATCTGAAGAGGCTCGTTTATGTGGCATGTAATGCCAAAGCAGCCATGACCAACTTCATTGA tCTGTGCAGAGCGCCTTCTAACAGAGTTCACGGAGCCCCGTTTCGTCCGGTGCGTGCCATGGCCGTGGATCTGTTCCCGCAGACGATGCATGTAGAAatgcttctgctgctggagagaGTCGACTATGACTCCCAGCAGCAGACGGGCCCAGCTGAAACAGACCCCATGTAA